Sequence from the Lasioglossum baleicum chromosome 9, iyLasBale1, whole genome shotgun sequence genome:
cccaactttttgatacgatggatggccgctagaggcgctgcgcggaaaaccagtaacgtatctactattgggtagatgaaatagggttccttgagcaccccgcagaattttaaaaaatttatatgatttgattctgaaaaatgaatgtataacaagtgtatttgtgtatattttgtaactcgtaggacacgtcctggagtctttttgtccggtaagattatttcgatacattcccgccaatataactgcctcagggctctggccgctttgctacccaatagtagatacgttactgtttttccgcgcagcgcctctagcggaaatccatcgtatcaaaaaagtTGGGCTCATCGAAGCACTGGTACCAACTGGTACAGTGTAAATACAGTTGAATTGTTGAATCGAGTTGAATTTGAACGTTAGCAAATGCGTATACCAAAATCATTTTCCAGTTCCAGTTTTGATTTTCTCGTCACTTAATAATAAGGCATTTAAGCGACACCATGCCACGTTATGTAAAAAATTCAGATGGAGAAACAGATGCGAAAGCAGGTTTGTACATTCTCGGTTTTTCACTTGCATACATATGCGCACGCGGTTTGTGCGACTACCGGTTATTACAGTCGTTTCGACATCGAATATATTTACTGTAACATTTGATCGCATCTTTGTGACGTACATCTTATGAAATCTGAACCGAGAGATTTTCGTTTTCATTAATTGAacggtttttaaatttttaggcTACAGAACTCGTGGTATCGTCAGCACAGAAACAGTTGATTCCCCATTACGTCGCAGTTCTCGAGTCAAGTCTGCTGGTAAACAAAATGAATCTTCTCCTGAATCACCTTCAAGCGACAGTAGTAATATTAGTAATACACAGTCAGTGAGAAATACGAAACGTCGAACAGATACTCTGAACAATTCTACAATGACTGAACGGAGTAGATCTGTACGTTTGAGAAGTTCTGTTGTGTCGGATGCCATAAAAACAGCAGATAATCATGCTGCCATTTCCACACCTACAAAAAAGACTAGAAATATTTCTACTAATGATGGAGTCAACAAATTGAATGACCAAATTAGGTATGGTTTACAACAGGCATGGGCAACTAATTGCTTACGAGCACTGGTCTGTCAAACTGTTACTTCGACTACATGTTATGCAGCTCGAGTAAATCAGCATGGTTGCAGAGACAATGTTCTGGAGCTTATCCTTATGAGCGATTAGTTGCCCAAAGATagtttacatcttacaattgAAGTTACTATTTATACATTCCAAATATTTAGCCAGATTAAACAGGCGTTAACAGACCCTTGTGTGTCCAACCTGATACTTGGATACCCATGTCTACGTTCCCTTTAACATTTTAAAGAGTGGTCATGACAATACTTGTGTTTTCATACTTGAACATTGCCAAGTGATTACAAATATATTCATGTTTCCATGTCCGAAGAAATCATGAAAGCAAATTTATCGTTCTATATTTTGTTTATTAGAACAGGACATTTGGGTTATCCGAGTAATCCTCGGAAATTTGTCTAGCTTGTCAAGCTTgttcttttgcataaaaaacTCGGTCTCTTCCAATCATCGTCTTTTTTTTCTTTGGTTCAGAAGAAATTGTTTATCTTCATCGAGCGTGATCATCTCTAAAGCATCAGCATGTGCGATATCGAAAAGATCGTCTAATTGATGAAAAAACTGTTGTTCCCGTTGATCTTGTAGCTGCGATCGTCGTTTACAACCCTCTTGTAAGGCCTTCCACTCCTGGTATAAGGATTCCAATTTCTTGATGATATGATGGCTTTGGGGGACTGGAATTCTTACCTTTTCGCACAGCACTTCCACTTCTTTCACAACAAGATATGCACTACatcgaaggttcaatttcacatTCCCGGAATTGTAAAACAGAACTCTTAAAACTGGTCctttcgatggcaacttagcgccTATAATCTGACATTCGTCATGTCgtaataagaacagtttttcgtGACTTCTACTCTCCATTGGGCTTCTGATTCTCTGATTCCCTATCCTAGTGCGTTTAGCGgttacgacgcacagtgggcgaaAACCGGATGAAATAGACAAAATTCGATAACTAAGTGAATTCTGCagtaaatttttagaaaattggtACATATCTCTAGGTTGTTTTGGACGtagatttcaaatttttaatcaaaatgATCAAATTCAAAATGGTCGATTCAATATGGCGGACCGAAAAATCACAACTGAatggatttttttgaaaattgatataTATGAGTTATTGGGGATGCTGAATTTGTATtcgaaattgtgaaattcaAAATCACTGATGCAACTTGGCGGAATCCGgaaaatttgtacaaaaatcGATAATTCATTGAATActgaatgaaattatttgaatattgcTAGTCCAATGTGTTTTTGGGGTCGCTTATTTCGAAtatcaaattaaaattgtaaaattaacaGTGGTGAATCTAGTATGGAAGACATTTCATGAagacaatatgtatatatatacacaatatatgtatatacaatatatatatattaattcatatattgtatatgttGAACATTACCATCAGATTAAATAGTGACTGGATTTggtttaattgttattttaattatatttgaaaatgtaTGCAATTATAAGCCTTTTCACCGCGACAAGGTACCaggttatttttaaatatatttatttgttaatAACAATTTGTTATTAACTTTAAAATGTTATCAACACATTAAATAAACTTAATTCAAGCTATTTTTTTACAACAGATTCACACAAATAGCCTTTCTTGATTCTGGGTATTAACTGTCTGCATGAAATACATACAGTATTAtattgggtcgttcggaaagttccCGCCGATTTTTAGGGtaaattgaaatcgaaaaaaattgtacttaGAATTTAGTTTATTCAATTATACATtcaccattttgttcgatgacctTTTGCCATCTTTTGGTGAGTTTCATTATTCACCTCTCGTAAAACGTTTTCGGTTTATCATCGAAAAACTTTTGCAAGTGGTTTTTGCAGTCCTCCaatgaattgaaattttttccGTCAAGCGAATTTTGCAAGGAGCGGAAAAGATGGTAGTCCGAAGGTGCTAAATCGGGACTATATGGTGGGTGCGGTAAGACATCCCAGCCAAACTCCAACAACTTTTGCCGGGTAACCAAAGACACATGTGGTCTAGCGTTGTCTTGATGAAAGACCACACCTTTACGATTCACAAGTTCTGGGcgcttttgatcaatttcttttttcaaattcTCCAGCTGACTACAATACTTGGCGGAATTGATGGTTTGGTTTTGCGGTAACAGCTCGTAGTACACAATTCCCTTCCAATCCCACCAGCAACAGAGCATCACTTTCTTGACATGGATGTTAGCCTTTGGAGTGGTTGTTGGCGGCTCATTCGAATGACCCCGTGACCGTTTTCGTTTAACATTGCTGTAAAAGATCCAGTTCTCATCGCCCGTTATCATCCGCTTCAAATTGGATCGTTTTCGTTGCGTTTAAACAACAAATCGCACGTTGAAATCCGGTCCATTAAATTTTTGTCCGTCAATTTGTGCGGTACCCAAACATCGAGGCGGCTAACGAAGCCAAGCCCCACCAAATGCGCATGAATGGTCGAATTGGATACTTTCAGACTCTCTGCCATTTCACGAGTGGTAATTCGTTGATTACTGGTGATTAGGGCCTTGATTTGGTCGTTATCAACCGTGGATGGCCTACCAGAGCGTGGCCGATCTTCGAGATTAAAATCGCCATCTCTAAATTTTGCAAACCAATCGCGCACTGTCCGGTCACTTACAGCATCCTCTCCGTAAACGGCGCATATCTTTTTTGCCACTTGAACGGCATTCTTgccttttttataataaaaaaacattaaatGTCGATAATGGAATTTTCTGTCCGCCATGTTTATATCGATGCCAAACAAAAACAATTGAAGCTATGATCATGGGCAATGCATGAAAATATTGGCGAAAGCGCCATCTAATAGAAAATGCATAATAGTAAAGGTTTACAAACATAGTTTAATGTTCCTAGAGTTTTTTGTGCCATCTCTCAGAAATCGGCGggaactttccgaacgacccaatattattaatatctttTCAATAGGCAAAAATGGGCAAACGgggtttgtttcataactttaaGGATATTTTTCCATGAATGCTGCTTGTTGCTGAAAATTGGGTTCTTCTCCTATTATCTCTTTTGAGTGTCTTAGATTAAGAAAAAGATTTATCCTAGTTTCGTTCAGGCATAATGAGGCAAACTTATTAAATTTTGCATCGGAAActtacttttttttattcaaaatcgAGTTAATACGGTGGTCAATTAATAAacttgaaaataattattaaacataatcaaaaaaatattaaacattttttatcgatACAATGTACAAAGAGCTATATaagcaaatttttttataattttacatgCGACTCTAGCTGTGTACGAGGACTTAGAACAGacaaaaatattatgaaattaaaGGAAGATGAGCGTTAACGACAATACTTAAATACAAATATCAACTTATACTTAATAACTTTTAACTCATTTTACTTGTTTTTCATAAACTTTAGGATATTGTTAAAGAcgtgaaataattgatttcggtcacatttaaacaaaagttaaaaatctatttttgtCCAGTTttcgcccactgtgcgacggtagGGTCCTAATGATTTCCGGTCTAAATAAAATGTAACacatggaaatgtttaaatatctctgttatttgtgattatacgaaaaaGTCTCAGAGGAGAAAATTGCACagttcaataaggtaaatataatggacaaaataaaacatttttttggaaaacacattttcgaaatttcaaggtcatcattatttttatttaaagtaggtcatataatttttccatattcctattcagaaaaaaagacaaatccgaCGAtatgccatgttccatagttaaggtgaatttcaaaattttcaatttaaattcgcCACGAGATCCTTTTacccgatcgatctcaaactttgcgcTCATTTTTTCGTCATGTAAAGGAACAATTCTGGAGGGCGCGGTGCATTGTATcacgataaaaattgttctccaagtatagcttagaTCCACCCTAATGGTACACACAAGATAAGTTAGTTTGCGAATAATTGGAACTTACCCCAAGTTATATTTGATATAACTTATATTAATAcgaaaatgtatttcaataaTCTTTACTTTTACAAATTTAactttttattatatttgaacAGTGATAATGCTTTCAAAATGTTGTAGTTCCATCATGTTTTATGTACTTAGTTTTAGCAAACGACTTACAAGAGCTGGCTCTGAATCAAAGTCGGCAGAAATTATAACAAGACCAACACGTACAACAAGAGCTAGTTCTATGGAACCTGAAGCTGTGAAAAAGAATAATGTTAAAAAAAGAACATTTAGTGGATTAGTGTCTAATACTGTTACTATGAGGAAACAAAGATCTAAGGCACTCTTAAAAACAATCGTTATTGAAGAAGACAAAGAGAAGATGGATCCTTTCGTAGCATTGGATCGTATGTTGCCTAATCTTAAAGAGATTAACGAAACATGTATGTAGTCATTCATAAATTTTAATGTCTTTGGAATAAGAACATTCCTgctaataatacatatatcatattaaatgtgtcacattaaatttcagACTCAGAAAACGCTACAACAGAAACACTAAACAAATCAATATCCAATTCCAAGGAGACACTTAATTCAAGTTCTGGAAATACGTGCAAAGAAGAGATGGAAGCTGATGGAAATGGTAATGTTAATTCATTCAACTATTACTTTCTTATTAATTGCTTTTATCGTTCCTATAATGTTCTTAAAGTTACAAAAATtcttttagtttttatttttaaatacagCTCTTCGTTGAAcctgaaaattgatatttttaagatCTGATATTTTCTACAATATTCAATTGTAGTAATTGGTATAATgttgaaaaatgattttatcgtgTTAATATGAAAACTGAGTTACAATTTATTTGTATTCACAATTATTACAGCCAAAAAAGGACATGCTACTCCCATAGAGCATCCCTCTGCTGAGACAGTTCAGGAGAACGAAACGGGTATGTCGAGCAATAAAAACACATTGTCAGACATTAGTGAAAAAAGTAGGAGTGAGTCTACGCATACTATAACCCAAATGAAGACATCCATACCGGATGTACCAAAAACACAATCTCCAATCTCCACTGAAGTCACACCGAGGAAATTACGACTGAAAAatgaaagttcaataaaagaagaaGATGAGCATCTCAGTAATAAGGAAAATCGGGCATCCAATATCATTGAAGATCCTAAAAGCAACGATCTCACAGTTTCTAACATATTATCGCGAAGTCAACAACAGGTAGACAGCTCAGATAATTCGCAGCATTCAATAGTACAAAAGTTACGTAAAACTCCACTTAACGACAGTTTAGATCAGAGTAATTCATCTACAGAAGTATGTGAGGATTCAAGTTCCAATGGAAACAATCAAACTCTGAATTCTGAGGAAAATATAAATGACACACATATCGACATTATTACATTAGGAGATGAAACAATTACTTTAGATGAAAGTGATGAAATGTGTTTAATATTAGAAGCAGAAGAAACTGCGAACGTAGGTAAAGAAGACCTGAAAGAAGTTTGTATAACTCAGATCGCGACTGCAGATGCTGAATGTGAAGGAAATAATCAAGCTGCAGTGTTCAACACGTCTGGAAACCTGAACGACACGGGTTTCATGGAATATTCTAAATTGTCTGATATGTCCGTAGATAAAATATCTACATCCTCGATAACATCAATGGGTGAAACTACTACAAATGATTTACAAGAGACAGACATGGCTACGGATGAAACTACTCCAATTGATTTACAAGAGACAGAAATGGCTACGGATGAAACTACAACAAATGATTTACAAGAGACAGAAGTGGCTGCCGAAGTTCCTAGTCGTGAAAGTATAACGAAGGAACCTTTTGATGTTCATACACAATCAAATAATGTTGAACTTgccaatgaaaatgaaaataatataagtaaTGTGATTGAAAACAATGTTGCACAGTCCTTGGTAGAACCTATCAACAAAGCATCAGAAGAAGTAGACATAACTCAGAATACTTCTAAAGTAGataactgtttggcattggaaGAAAAATCTATAACTGATTCGAATTCACAGAATGACAgagagaaaaatgaaattgctgAAACTGTGCAAAAGCAGGAAGAAAAAATGCCAGTCGACGATAATCTTTCTGATGCACATATAGATACAGACTTATTTCAAGATATTCCAGCTGACGAGTGGACAGAAAGAAATTCTGATAAGAATTCTGTGCACTCCATGTCAACAGAGAGATTGGAATCATCCGATTATGATTCAGATGATACAGTTCTCCTGAAAGCACAGAAAAATTCATTGCAAGAAAAAACAGTAGAACGGATGGATATGTCAGAATCTCAATGCGAAACGAATGAAAATAAATCTACGATGGTAAAAGATACGCAACAATCTATGCGACAGGAAAAAATTATCGCGGCAGAAGCTAACTCCGAAAATCAAGAAGGACATGTGGCAAATCAGACAGAAGAAGTACAAAATGCAGAGAATGTATCTACGAGAACATCCATAACAAACGAAGTTTCTAAACAATCTCCACTCGAGAGCGATACTTCTCTTGAAAAGCCAGCAGATACAAATTTAACAACTGAAATTGATCAAACTTTAGATACTGAATCACCATTAAATAAGAGAGAAAGTAAAAGTAGACTATCCAAAGACGGGTCGAATGAGAGAAAATCTGTTTGCAAATCAGTAGAAAAGTCAGATAGCGAAGTAGAGGAACCCAGCGAGGTTGACGCTGTAGATGAAAAGGATTCGTTGAGTAAGTCACCTATTGGCTCGCCATCAAATGTAAGTGATTCGAGCAAAACAGATGAAAGTATGGATTCGGACATTGAGAGAGAATATAACCTTAACGGTGTGGAAGTATGTAAGTTTTCCGATGATGATGTACCAGGGGACGAATGTAGAGCATCGGAAACTGAATCATCGGATCCGGATGATAATGGATCAGATCTGGCAGATTTTGTAGTTAACGATGATGATGAGATTTCTGAAGAAGTCGAGTCAAGGGAACTTCACGAGGGATCATCCAATGGCTATGATGATAAGCATCTAGAATCTGATAGAGATGCGATAGATGAAGAACGCGGAAAAATACAAATGCAAGATGAGAAAAGAAGGAAGAATGGAAAACAGAACAGAATCGATAGGGGTACctctgaaaaagaaaaaagtaaatCTAAAAAGTCTGAGAAATTAGGTTTGGATAAAATTACCGGAAGCGACAAGAAAATTACGAACTCTGAAAATAGAACAATTGACAAGAGAAGGAAGAGGAATAAGGTAAAAAGATGtgttgaagaagaagaaattagtGAGAAAGAACTCGCTGAACAATCTCGGAAAGTACAGATATACAAAGAAGAAATCGCGAAAAAAGTAACTACAAAAGTACAACGGAGGAGAGGTGCAGAAGAATATGTTGATGGAATCGAAGATAAATATACAGATACTCCTAAAAAGGAACAAAGTAAATtaagaaaaacaacaaaattagATTTATCTGAAATGTCGGAAAGTGGTAAGAATGTCAAGAGGAAATGTGAAATCGAAACAGGTAATAGGATTAGAAAGATCAAAGCAGATGATAATGGTAGTAGAATGCAAAAAGAAAACGCTATACCAACTTGGAAAAAATATGAAACTCCGACAGTTAAATCTAATAAAATGGAAGTGTCGAGAAAAAGAGGAAGGAATCTTCTGGAAGATAGCCCCTCGGGATTTACCATCGACATATTGAAAAAGAGAAAACTAAATCTGGAAGGCTCCAGTTCGTTGAGCTTATATGGAAGCACAACGAATTTTTATGTTCAGGATATCGAGAaattgaagaaaagaaaaaatacttCGGAAACACAATTATATAGACAGAGAATGTTAAACAGAAGAGCGCGTCATTTAAATAATCTAATGTTTTTGGAAACAATAAGATTTGTGTACACAGCGAATTTAGTAGGAAACCATTTAAAGCTTTTTTaagttataaattatttattatgcactATTGTTATCAGGCAGATGAATTTCGACAGCCTTAAAATTCCGTTttttggttttcaactttaaactatAGAGGAAGAAATTTATCTTATTTagataacaaatttttaatattttaattgaacGTTCTATAGGCCGtataaaatcaaaaataaataaataaacaataaccAATAAATTGGCCTCATCCAGAGTATCGTAATGTTTAAAAATCAATGGTTTCAATTAAATCTTTGAAAATGATCCGCAAGCACGGACTTGACACATCTGGAAAAACGGAAATTCCATAATGATTTTAGAaacgattttcgaaaaatatttgcatttgtATCTAGAATGAATAAGGCGGAAGTAGAATGTTTTACAATTTACTTttacttttttaatatgttgccTATTTATTTTGTCAAGTTActctatttatacatttttattactatttattattgttgCGTATTCGCCGTTTGTTGTGCAATTATTACTGAATGATTTATAATAGTTTTCTATCGTATTATAAGCATACATTGCAAAATCAATGCAGAATCTTCTAGTTCTCAGAACTGGAGTTAGTTCCTGGTGAACATTCGAGAAGAAATAAGACTAGTCTTTAGCATCGTAGTTTTATTTGGCAATTATAAAATTGGTAAATAttacgtttaggggaggcaGCTCGGATATGATCTTGATCTCGATATATGTTCTCAaggtcaacattctgaacaacttttccgTATACATGTGTACATCGCTCGGTCTTAGTTTCTGAGAGATATTCGTGAAAAACCTAAATCTCGAATCAATTGGGTATTGAATACATTCTGttcattatttcaaaaaatacatcaaattaaatgttatttttgTTGAACTTGTGGACAAGCTACATAGATAGCCAGCTTAACCAGCAACCAGCTTGGACTGTACCTTCCCTTCGAGATTCTGTATATTTAAAGTACCATTCACGCTTGTACGAGAATAAAGTGAACTTGTAACTTACATTTAACGAAAGTTGTTTGcaattatctcggaaactaagtcCGATCGACAGGTAAATGTAAAGagaaaagttgtttagaatgttGATCttaacaacatatttcaaggccgAGGTCATTGATCCTGGGTCCCGTTTTATCAACAtttagcattttttaaaataataatcctCTGTCCATTATCGTGTTACTGCTCCAAATGAGCTTTTTCCTTAATACTTGCTTCATTTCCACGCACATATTAGTCGTTTGGGCCTTTAATACTTCAAATATAACTGCTACATTTTGCAAACTTGTTTTGTtcataactttttaataaaaaaacaagCGATGGCTAGTACATCTTGGGGGTCACTCAGTAAGGTGACCTTGACAATGTATGTCAAAGTCCAGGTCATCCCGGCCGCCTCCCCTGAACGTAACATTTACCATAAAAATTAATCACCAAATAATATTAATCGCGCCTACTACTCGTAAATGTGCTATCAATTAAGCTTTTGTAAATATAAAGCGTTAAGAATAGTTGTTGATTTTAACTGtgataaaaattttcgaaaattatatgtatattttgcatttatatttatagTTTGCATCGTCTTAATTTGTATATCATTCAAATTcctttttttgtaaataaagatcgaaagtatgctcgaaaggcaccgaacttatttgtacacctaatctATATATCTGTATTAGGACGGGGAACAATaaaaacacagaatatattttgctttttttattatttccaaatCTTGCTTAGAACCTGAAGAAATTCTTTcacaatctaataattaattaatgataATTAAGTTTAACATTAACGCCTGACAACGACGAAGTAAAgattatagatatatatatgtatattgctccatatacatatatatatttatatttatgattatgtatgtatataagcTAATCCTTGCCCAGACACACATTGTTGATATGCAGTGTTTCGCTTTCATCATTCGAATTTATTCTTTTTCTACAGGcatataaataaaatcttattgcttaatattttttttaaatatatatatatatatatatttatacatacaacaTACAGACACACgccaacatatatatatatacatatatacataggcatatataatatatatgtattatagtatatatactgtatacatattgatatacacat
This genomic interval carries:
- the LOC143212334 gene encoding uncharacterized protein LOC143212334 isoform X1, whose product is MPRYVKNSDGETDAKAGYRTRGIVSTETVDSPLRRSSRVKSAGKQNESSPESPSSDSSNISNTQSVRNTKRRTDTLNNSTMTERSRSVRLRSSVVSDAIKTADNHAAISTPTKKTRNISTNDGVNKLNDQISFSKRLTRAGSESKSAEIITRPTRTTRASSMEPEAVKKNNVKKRTFSGLVSNTVTMRKQRSKALLKTIVIEEDKEKMDPFVALDRMLPNLKEINETYSENATTETLNKSISNSKETLNSSSGNTCKEEMEADGNAKKGHATPIEHPSAETVQENETGMSSNKNTLSDISEKSRSESTHTITQMKTSIPDVPKTQSPISTEVTPRKLRLKNESSIKEEDEHLSNKENRASNIIEDPKSNDLTVSNILSRSQQQVDSSDNSQHSIVQKLRKTPLNDSLDQSNSSTEVCEDSSSNGNNQTLNSEENINDTHIDIITLGDETITLDESDEMCLILEAEETANVGKEDLKEVCITQIATADAECEGNNQAAVFNTSGNLNDTGFMEYSKLSDMSVDKISTSSITSMGETTTNDLQETDMATDETTPIDLQETEMATDETTTNDLQETEVAAEVPSRESITKEPFDVHTQSNNVELANENENNISNVIENNVAQSLVEPINKASEEVDITQNTSKVDNCLALEEKSITDSNSQNDREKNEIAETVQKQEEKMPVDDNLSDAHIDTDLFQDIPADEWTERNSDKNSVHSMSTERLESSDYDSDDTVLLKAQKNSLQEKTVERMDMSESQCETNENKSTMVKDTQQSMRQEKIIAAEANSENQEGHVANQTEEVQNAENVSTRTSITNEVSKQSPLESDTSLEKPADTNLTTEIDQTLDTESPLNKRESKSRLSKDGSNERKSVCKSVEKSDSEVEEPSEVDAVDEKDSLSKSPIGSPSNVSDSSKTDESMDSDIEREYNLNGVEVCKFSDDDVPGDECRASETESSDPDDNGSDLADFVVNDDDEISEEVESRELHEGSSNGYDDKHLESDRDAIDEERGKIQMQDEKRRKNGKQNRIDRGTSEKEKSKSKKSEKLGLDKITGSDKKITNSENRTIDKRRKRNKVKRCVEEEEISEKELAEQSRKVQIYKEEIAKKVTTKVQRRRGAEEYVDGIEDKYTDTPKKEQSKLRKTTKLDLSEMSESGKNVKRKCEIETGNRIRKIKADDNGSRMQKENAIPTWKKYETPTVKSNKMEVSRKRGRNLLEDSPSGFTIDILKKRKLNLEGSSSLSLYGSTTNFYVQDIEKLKKRKNTSETQLYRQRMLNRRARHLNNLMFLETIRFVYTANLVGNHLKLF
- the LOC143212334 gene encoding uncharacterized protein LOC143212334 isoform X2, whose amino-acid sequence is MEPEAVKKNNVKKRTFSGLVSNTVTMRKQRSKALLKTIVIEEDKEKMDPFVALDRMLPNLKEINETYSENATTETLNKSISNSKETLNSSSGNTCKEEMEADGNAKKGHATPIEHPSAETVQENETGMSSNKNTLSDISEKSRSESTHTITQMKTSIPDVPKTQSPISTEVTPRKLRLKNESSIKEEDEHLSNKENRASNIIEDPKSNDLTVSNILSRSQQQVDSSDNSQHSIVQKLRKTPLNDSLDQSNSSTEVCEDSSSNGNNQTLNSEENINDTHIDIITLGDETITLDESDEMCLILEAEETANVGKEDLKEVCITQIATADAECEGNNQAAVFNTSGNLNDTGFMEYSKLSDMSVDKISTSSITSMGETTTNDLQETDMATDETTPIDLQETEMATDETTTNDLQETEVAAEVPSRESITKEPFDVHTQSNNVELANENENNISNVIENNVAQSLVEPINKASEEVDITQNTSKVDNCLALEEKSITDSNSQNDREKNEIAETVQKQEEKMPVDDNLSDAHIDTDLFQDIPADEWTERNSDKNSVHSMSTERLESSDYDSDDTVLLKAQKNSLQEKTVERMDMSESQCETNENKSTMVKDTQQSMRQEKIIAAEANSENQEGHVANQTEEVQNAENVSTRTSITNEVSKQSPLESDTSLEKPADTNLTTEIDQTLDTESPLNKRESKSRLSKDGSNERKSVCKSVEKSDSEVEEPSEVDAVDEKDSLSKSPIGSPSNVSDSSKTDESMDSDIEREYNLNGVEVCKFSDDDVPGDECRASETESSDPDDNGSDLADFVVNDDDEISEEVESRELHEGSSNGYDDKHLESDRDAIDEERGKIQMQDEKRRKNGKQNRIDRGTSEKEKSKSKKSEKLGLDKITGSDKKITNSENRTIDKRRKRNKVKRCVEEEEISEKELAEQSRKVQIYKEEIAKKVTTKVQRRRGAEEYVDGIEDKYTDTPKKEQSKLRKTTKLDLSEMSESGKNVKRKCEIETGNRIRKIKADDNGSRMQKENAIPTWKKYETPTVKSNKMEVSRKRGRNLLEDSPSGFTIDILKKRKLNLEGSSSLSLYGSTTNFYVQDIEKLKKRKNTSETQLYRQRMLNRRARHLNNLMFLETIRFVYTANLVGNHLKLF